The Sesamum indicum cultivar Zhongzhi No. 13 linkage group LG6, S_indicum_v1.0, whole genome shotgun sequence genomic interval ATAATAACACACCAATCGAATCCCACTATTCATGCTCGTACAAGCTGACTTTCAAGAATTGGGTTGGCGATTTACGTAGCAATTCCCAATATTTTGAGGttagaatatcataaaaacaGTGATATTTAGGAAGTGAAAGTGATGATTCGATATGGCGTAAAAAGCAAACAAAGAATTGTGGGACGATGTTATGCTATCAACTTTTTAtggatttttgttgtttgactTGTAAAAATCAGACAACCCCACATGTCACTACAAATATACTAAGGACgtcaaacaataattaaattatagatgaATTAAAGTGTCCTAAATTTAACTCGATTAATCTTTTGTCCCACAAGATTAAGTTAAACTCCTTACGCAATTAGTctaatccaaattaaatttaattatgaaattattattcaatatataacCTGTCACTTGCTGAGGCGCGACAAATACATTTAACAAACCTTATAGTTAAACTTCAAAAATAGGAacaaaaatcttgatgaaaaatgttgtaatcaatttaaaaaattatatgaacccttatttggatgaaaaatactgatattagcaaaaaaaataataaatataaatttttaattttgcctcttatttaatattttaatatatatttttgcccttataaaatgataaatatttgcactattataaaagaaaactcatcgatcgtaccaattttttatcatCCCATTTTACCCTTTCGTTCATCTATTCTTTAAggaaattcttaattattttaaaattatttttttttctctctaccACTGCTCAATTTTTCCCCTTCATGCTCTCCGTATTTTTTGCCTtcacaaattttcataattttaataaatcctattacaattatttttctctctctcacattctacatgttttttctttttacgagcttctatatttttaataaattataatttttctttctttcttactttactccacatttcttttttcttaattacttTTTCATCAACTCACTACGTTTTTGcgtctttttataatttattttagtcatcccacatcataattttatatgctCGCAGGAACTGTGTGCAACTAACTactaatatgtatatatggagtgaatttaacattattatgtgtttttcttataagtacaaaattattacatgaaatgtTAAACGAGGggtaaatttagaattttctaattttagcattttttgtccaaactcTAACAAAATACGCCAAGTGTAAATAGTGAAATTTTTAATGggatgtaagtataattttaaaattattcttacaaaaatataattttatatttttaaaaaggatatagatataattaatcctaagATATTGTACTGAGATTACTTACAACGAATTAGGGATGAATGTTTGGGTAGGATATTTCTTCGTGTCTCAATTCGGGTATCGCACAACTTGATGCTCCATTTTTGAAAGTCAGTGGATTTACGATAATACCCCTCTACCCGATTGAATATCTTatatttaccaaaaattaatttattttattttcatttcttcttatctcaatcttcttttttttttttttttacttattcttcttctcttttattcaaatcagcAATCCACACACATGCGATGTTTggacaaataaaaagaatttgcaataaaaatgttagaataaataatattgacacTTTATGAGATTAGATTAAAATACACAAGCACTccctttttttcataaaattacaattatactcCAATaggttatagttgtaattacaactacactctctattcaaatacaaaacttacacaaacaccccttGAAAGATATTACACTAACGCACTAACACCTCTTAGGAggtgtaactgtaattttgcaaaatatacgaggtgtttgtgtaaacTGGTATAACCTCAAGAAGTGTCAATGTAATTAACCAAAATGTTACTATACATCAATCATTGTgtttaaattatggattttgatcaattttaatgCATATATAGCATCAAGCAAAACGATACAAATATAGTTTGAgttgaggaaaaagaaagagatctgtgagaaaaaaaaaataattatagttgtggatttattgaatatataaaaatttgtgtggaaaaaaAAGATGGAGAAGGGGGAGAAAATTATAGAGCAGTgggttgaaaaaaaaaaatgaactaaGAAGTAAATTACTACTCTAACCCAACTttgtcttaaaaaaaaatgaattaagggataaatctaaatattaaaaaattgatacgataatagaattttcttttataatagtacaaTATAGAGTATAGATACCATTCTTCTTAAATCTCACTAAGAATCcatctttcaaattttcttttatttacgTCTTATTCTcacaatttatatttctataaaattctaaaatgtaggcgaaataaattatcaaactCAGATGTTagtgtttaaaatttaatttttcttatgtttttagttttatttttgcattttattgtttaatttagtCGATTGACATTAAGAAGTTGTTCAGCTTTTTAAAAGCTTTTTTTATCGAAAAGTATCAAGTACTCGAAATTTTAATTGtctataaatttgaaatcgGGATCGAATTGCTATACCCAATTCGAACTCCGAAATCCGACCCGACGTCCACTGATGGTGGGAataaattatgcaaaaatttataaatttaactgtagtaaaaattatgaacgtttaaaaataaaagtaaaaaaaaaatgaaaagaaagtcAAAGTTGGAATGCttagaaaaaaaacttattatcTACAATTCTACTAATAAGTTGGTAATAgctgtttataatttttttgcttaaaataaaatttatttaaataattcgaAAACAgaaactataaattaaaaatactcaTTTCGACtttattttagcataaaaatacagaaaaatactGATTTCTAGGTGctgtaaatatttatataattatttaataaaaatgaattgattCTTTCAAATTGATCCAACgtacattaaaaaaagaaatggatatCGCTTTCATGTGTGCTGTCGTTGGGATATTGACAGCACGACAAACTGATGATTCATTTATTGGTCTTAGCCTCAAAGGGCGAAGGCCTTCATCCTTTGATCCAATGGCATGTGTTATTCCTCCAAATTCAACTGTTTGTCCCTCAAAATCTGTAAATTCATGAGATGTTGATTGGTTTTGCCTTAATGAAGAAAGTGATAGTTTGATTGtgtggattttaaattttggtggTGAGATGTTTTTGCTCCCCGCctaaattctaattaaaataaatggtaaattacagttatttatcataaaatttgatatgattataaatactttctcgttatttgaaaaattataaatattcttaatgATTATTTACTCTACCCACCTCCAATTTTTCTacgtattttttcaaaaattatattaccataagaaaataaattattccatGTTATAATGAGTAtgactttaaaaaattatagtaaaattaatagtattaatcaggataaaagaaataaatacaaatcttaatttattcataattgaaaaatagttgTCATGGGTTTAGCCATAACTGATGCATTTGTCACAGTCTTTAATTATGCCCAATGTTTTGACATTGTTGGCTAAAATAACGCTCAATAGCTACAGCACAACtataattacttattatttactgtaatttttcacttttaacaTGATTGGGTTTGACCAGAccttaatcaaatatataacaagtgtaataaaaaagataatcaataacataataaatatatcacacttaCTGGACCAAatatgaacaataattttgtcttttatatttttgtaatattatctaaatcgaatttcaatatttattattattattgatggtggtaattaaatatagagaCAAGTTGAGGGAAAATACAAATTGGTTTTATTGTTGGAGAAAATAATAGTTAGGAATGAGGTGAGTGGTTACCCAAAGCACCTATTATTTTTGTGTCACCCTCAATCCTGattcttcaaatatttgacACCGACGCCCCGAAAACTACTCCAACTATTGCAACACAATACAAACACCTCCTAATTTAATTCACAAAATCTGAACGTATGGGCATTCACAATAATTCATGTTGCCGTTATTGGGCCGTGATATTGGACTGGGCTATCTCAACCACATCACTAAATTATCAccatcttctttatttttttaagtatgtcagtttcattttaagttatttttttaaaattattgtggtggatttgaaattatatccTAGAAAACactgttgaaaattttgatgaaaagctttttattttattatttatttcagatataataaaatcaaaatttgtgaaaatctTGTCCACTCGTATacatttgttctttttcacacaatttttatatctggaaattttaacttaaagaaataaataattaaaatataaaatcagagtaataaatttaaatttggaataattttattaagttacAGTAGGAGAATAATAAGTGGGAGATGGTTTTGTGTCCTTGAAAATCCAAAGCAAGTAGGAATAGGATAAGCTGGTGAACAACTTACTCAAGGAAAAAGCAGAGTCCACTTGTCACCAAACAAAATCCCCAAATTCCGGAACCTAAATCCGCATGCTGATTTTACCGCCAAAACGCCAATGCTCCACTCTCATCGTTATGGCCATCCTCTGCTCCCCTTCAAACCTTGTTCGGCTCCTTACCGCCCCCGGATTCTCGCATCGCTTCACTTTCCCGCTCCAACCAAGGGAGCAATTATTGGGTGGTCGGCTTTCCGGACTCCCAACTTCAGGGTTTCTCCCGTTCTGCGTTCCTCATCGTCgcaattttcatctttctctGTGACCAGCAATGCTGAAGATTTTAGTGTGGAGTTGGGCAGGCTGCTGGCGCTTTTGCCGGAGGACATGCGGAGGAGGGTGAGCGAGCATCCGGAGTACAGTGATTTGATTGAGGTGGTCATGGACTTGGGCCGAAAGCCTTTGGCTCGGTTTCCCACGGGGGATTTCATGTTGTCCGATCATCCTATTACAATGGACGATATCCAACATGCCACTTCACTGGTATATTGgttctatatttcttttttatcattccCACTCATTTTAGTTTGATGGAGCTCTACATGCTTGCTTTCTGTTTTGGGAGGTCCGTGCGCCTGGTCTTGATGGCTTTATGCGTCTTATATCGTGTGAAATGAGGATCTATGTCTGAGTTGATGAGGCCTTGTGCTTTCTTCTCCTATCTCCATCATTTCCTTTTACactgtattaatttattgtgtcTATCATCCCTACGTTGTTGGTAGGTTCAGCAAACTTAAGTATAGGTTTTATCATGGTAATGTGAAAACAGGAGATATAGTGTACATCATTAACCATAGACTGCATATGTGCCAATTACTTATAAGTTCTATTGTCTGAAACTAAAATCTTTCTTAAGCATATAATCACATTTTTGATACATTGtaaaattacttattaatCCAGAGGATTTCAAATGAATTCAATACTTATGGATTTTCAAGTCCAGCTCAACGATATGAATAACCTCAGAGAGAATAGCCcagaaattgaaattcataattctGTGTTGACTTTACATGTTCCAGGTTGGGGATTTTGCAGTTGATAATCGAGCGGGAATCAGCAGAACCTTGCACCGTATTAGTGCTATTAGGAATAGGAAAGGTACGATCATTGGTTTAACTTGCCGTGTTGGTCGTGCAGTGTCTGGAAGTGCCAACCTGTTGCGAGATTTAGTCAAGGATGGCGCTTCCTTGTTACTCATTGGGCCACCAGGGGTGggaaaaacaacaataatcaGGTAAATATCTGCATATTTCAGTAGAAACAGCTAAAATAGTGACTTGTTCTCCTTTTATCATAGTGTATCTTGATGTAGCTCCTTGAGCTGTGAAGCTTATACATAAAAGCAAGTAGTTCATTTCAGCTACATATCGGGAAAAAGGTaaggttttttgtttttcccgGCGATCGTAATTCTTGAATGCTTGCTTAGAAATTGAGATTCTGAGTACTGATTTTTCACATGCAGTCACATCTAGGCGCTGCTTAACAAAACTGATTTAGTTAAATGATGTAAATCTATTCTGCACCACCCACAATGTATGTAGCATATAATAAGTTATAGCACATTCTACTTTGCGGGTCTTTATTTTCAgtgtcaaatattataactgtGCTGAGTGAGAGTGAGACACAGTTGTGCACAAATTGGTTTAAATCCTAACGGGTTGATGCTTTTGGCATTCTATGTGTTTCCATTACTAGGTTGCATCACATGCAAATGTAGACTGGCATGTGAGAGGTTGTTTAGAGAATATCTCAGTCTTATGTATACCTCTGTGCTTCTGCACTCAATTTACTGGTCATCAAGCTATAGaacacataatttattaagaaaaaatgattttatctTTGGACTTCTTTCtatcaattacatatattcagattcttttggttttttgtcttcatttcttttgagGGAATGGATGGTTATCTGAGTCATGAACCATAATTTGCCAAGGTCCCTGGTGATAGACTTTCTTTCTGTGTCTCTTTGCTTCTgctcctctttctctctcctaGAAATGTGAATTCAGATGTACACCATCACATATGTTGGTTGTTTTCAAGCTAAAGGTTTCTTCTTGGTACTTATGGAACTCTCTTCTGTAGTTGAAAATAAGCTAGCAGCAGTTTTCAGATTCCAAAATCTTCTTCTGATGTATCGTTGTAAATTGGTAAGGGGAATGCGATGAATTCAATTCTACCTATTATTCAGAATATCTCTGGTATATTGCAATGATGGGGATCCTCTTCTTCATAAGCTActaaccataatttttaagctGGTACCTTGAAGTGTTGTTTGTTGGTCTTGAAATTTTTAGTgtgtacaaaattataaaaaaaatttatccatAGTCATTCTATTAATCTTGTTAAACAACATTTGAGACTTTTATGATCAGTTTTAGGCTTGATGCTGGAAGATTTATGCTTCCAGCGAAGCTTACTTGCACTGAACTGTATAGATATTGATGCAGAGATACATTCATATTCAACTATCATTTCAAGCTTGCAAAGGTTATTTTGTTATGTTCTTGGTTTTAAGGGACATAGCTCGTATGCTTGCAAATGAGTATAAGAAGCGTGTGATGATTGTTGACACGTCAAATGAAATTGGTGGTGATGGAGATATTCCTCATGCGGGAATAGGCGATGCTCGGCGGATGCAAGTCCCACATACTGATGTGCAACATAAGGTTTGAAAATTGCTCTTCCCTCTAATGACCACGAAATTAGACAAGTCAAGTAATGCAAAGATTGCTAGTTTCAAATGGTGCATGTGATTATGAGTATGACAGAGGCAAAATATAGAGCTCATGGATGTTACAAACAACTCAGTGTCTATTGACTTGGTATGCTGACCATATCAGCTTACAACAGTCTGCTTCATTTGTATATTGAAGTTCATTTTCTCAGATGTTTTTAGATTGGTACAGGCCGCCTTACacaatttatgaatatatggAGTTACTTAATGTCAGTTTTGCAAACATATAGTACAGATTATCTTGAGATAGTAGCCAATTGTGTGTATTTTTGGAAATACATTGTGATGTAATCATGAATGTGATACCTAACTCTAGCTGATTGGCTTAATGCATTGTAAATTCTAGGACATCCACAtgaattattcatttaatttaattggttcTGTCCCTTGTATGACATGTCTTATGAGTCTAGACATGTAACAtagtaaatgaaaatttgttttaacAGATTAAATATGTTAGCGGATTTCTCATCTTTAGTTAATTCTTTTAGGTGCTGATAGAAGCTGTTGAAAATCACATGCCACAAGTGATTGTGATAGATGAAATTGGCACCAAGCTTGAAGCTGCTGCTGCAAGTACAATTGCACAGCGTGGAATTCAGCTGGTTGCAACAGCTCATGGAGTAACCATCGAGAATTTAGTGATGAATCCAGCTTTAGAAATGCTCGTTGGAGGAGTGCAGGTAATATTTGATGTGTTTGCGAAGCTGTCCAATAGTACCAATTAAACTTCTTCTGTCTTGATGCTTAAATGTTTCTTCGTCCTGTGTTAATTTTCCTCATTGTAGAAAGCTGATTAGGATAACCCAGATAAAAGGTTGTGTTGTACTTGTACTATGATCAGGTAGTGCGGGGCCCAGAAATGCAAGCTTTATGATTGTGCTAAATCTAAATAATATCACAGAGATGACTCTTTAATTCCCTTTAGGAAAAGATTTATCTGAAGGCCAAATGATTAAAGAGCTAATATCAGGCTACAGAAAGATCTTGTTTCACATAAAGAATAATGGTATAATTGTTAGATAACTACTTCTGAAAATTTAATCCACCAATATAGGCACTGGATGTAAGAGCCAGGAGGTCCCTGTTAACACCCTTTGAATCTCTAACTATGAAGAGCTTTCACCAAATACTCCTGGCAATTTGTCAGACCTGGTGATTGTTGGACTTTTGTCTTAGAGACTATTTCCTACCAATCTGCATCTCCAACCTACAAtcaaatggaaaagaaaagtgCGAATACTTTCCATCAGAAACGTCTGGAATCCCTTTAATACCCATTGCTTTATATGTATCATTAGGTCCCTGCAAATAGCATCAAATGAGAATCAAACTATAGATTTGTTCAGAAAATTTCGATTTGAGCattctttcttcattttggTCCTACCCACATCTCAAAGTAGATAAACACTGCTGGTCaatggatttctttttttttgcatatCTACCCCATAATCGGAGTAGATAATGCTGCCAGTCGACTATTAGTTATGCACAGGCTTATGTTTTTATGCGCCCTGTGAATCTACTCAAGTCGTGTTAGATATTGGCAGAGTCCTCCAAGCAAATTATTGGTTGCATTTGTCGTGCGGGAGGTATTtgttgacaatttttattggacaaaaaaacatattttaaactGTTTCAACACGCCCATAGTCGAGAGTTATCAGTTCCTTGCAAGTTATCAACAACTTATCTTCTGTTATTCTTTACTGTCTTTGGAAGAGCTTTATCATAGTGACTCTTTCGCAGAGTGTGACATTAGGAGATGAAGAGGCAAGTAGGAGAGGTGTTCAGAAGACAGTGTTGGAGAGGAAAGGACCAGCAACTTTTAGTTGTGGGGTGGAGATAATTACTAAGACAGAGTTACGAGTCCATCGTTATTTAGAAGCCACAGTGGATGCTCTACTTTCAGGTTTTGATTTCCTTCTGTATAACAAATGATTTTCCTTGTCTCGTTCTCAACTTTCCTGGTAGTATTTTGAATGTTTATGCTATTGCTACTTTTGCCTTGAGTAGGACATCAGCCAAATTTTGAGGTTCGGAAGATAAATAAGGAATCAACAGATGAATTTGAACCAAGGTTATCTAAATCTGATTTTTCTGAGACAAGCAGGGAAAGTGGGACAGAGGAAACTTCTGAAATAAATGATATTACCCATTGCCATGACAAAGTTGTCTCAGAAGAGAACTCCTGTAAGGATGAGGATGCTCTCTGTGTATTTCTCTATGGGGTAAGAACTTCCACGGTACTAGTAGTCTGGACCTGggttttttgctatttttctgtGAATCAAATTTGCAGTTATGTAAAGTtggtcaataaaatttatcttttttctatatGCAATTGCAACTTTAAATTGTAAGTTAGTTTTCACCATTTTAATTCTAATGGTGGAGTTTCTTTATCTAGGAATTTCCACTAAACAGGGATGACATTGCTAGAACTTGTGTTAATACTGTCAGGGATGAATTGTCAATTTGAATGTCATGATTATTAGATTTTTACATCAGCTGTGGCTTTAATGCGATCACTGTCAATATGATTTAGCCCCTCAAGAACTTGAAATATAGTTTAGTGCCATCTATTATTTAGTCCGATATATCTACTTC includes:
- the LOC105165430 gene encoding uncharacterized protein ycf45 isoform X1; the encoded protein is MLHSHRYGHPLLPFKPCSAPYRPRILASLHFPAPTKGAIIGWSAFRTPNFRVSPVLRSSSSQFSSFSVTSNAEDFSVELGRLLALLPEDMRRRVSEHPEYSDLIEVVMDLGRKPLARFPTGDFMLSDHPITMDDIQHATSLVGDFAVDNRAGISRTLHRISAIRNRKGTIIGLTCRVGRAVSGSANLLRDLVKDGASLLLIGPPGVGKTTIIRDIARMLANEYKKRVMIVDTSNEIGGDGDIPHAGIGDARRMQVPHTDVQHKVLIEAVENHMPQVIVIDEIGTKLEAAAASTIAQRGIQLVATAHGVTIENLVMNPALEMLVGGVQSVTLGDEEASRRGVQKTVLERKGPATFSCGVEIITKTELRVHRYLEATVDALLSGHQPNFEVRKINKESTDEFEPRLSKSDFSETSRESGTEETSEINDITHCHDKVVSEENSCKDEDALCVFLYGISEASMVQGMKQLKIDDTIEFTDNISEADVLLALQSKLKKNSGLQAAAKARGIPTYVSKTSSLAQITKAIQAVMSDYAVGFEFYESEAKANDSEKIDALEEARIAIEQIVIPEAESVDLLPRPSNILLLQKDLIRKYNLKSERVASEHGVWLRILPLQGITGEDNSENEEADGASMGDFYGLNGETNGSAFTVNRLPLLPD
- the LOC105165430 gene encoding uncharacterized protein ycf45 isoform X2 produces the protein MKNLPKRQWRTRQTRSCSSILNAEDFSVELGRLLALLPEDMRRRVSEHPEYSDLIEVVMDLGRKPLARFPTGDFMLSDHPITMDDIQHATSLVGDFAVDNRAGISRTLHRISAIRNRKGTIIGLTCRVGRAVSGSANLLRDLVKDGASLLLIGPPGVGKTTIIRDIARMLANEYKKRVMIVDTSNEIGGDGDIPHAGIGDARRMQVPHTDVQHKVLIEAVENHMPQVIVIDEIGTKLEAAAASTIAQRGIQLVATAHGVTIENLVMNPALEMLVGGVQSVTLGDEEASRRGVQKTVLERKGPATFSCGVEIITKTELRVHRYLEATVDALLSGHQPNFEVRKINKESTDEFEPRLSKSDFSETSRESGTEETSEINDITHCHDKVVSEENSCKDEDALCVFLYGISEASMVQGMKQLKIDDTIEFTDNISEADVLLALQSKLKKNSGLQAAAKARGIPTYVSKTSSLAQITKAIQAVMSDYAVGFEFYESEAKANDSEKIDALEEARIAIEQIVIPEAESVDLLPRPSNILLLQKDLIRKYNLKSERVASEHGVWLRILPLQGITGEDNSENEEADGASMGDFYGLNGETNGSAFTVNRLPLLPD